From Nitratidesulfovibrio vulgaris str. Hildenborough, a single genomic window includes:
- a CDS encoding DUF3150 domain-containing protein: MTTDITVLESLMAIHLDVNIWTARKKLSPADFGGAELPPEDLASLGSKRVCDPEDLKVFGTLKARAVSLLDRHGIRFLGGWAIPHDRAEEIGAELATIRDAFMEAKETFLARYDEAVQEWITRHTGWEQIIASSTVGADYVRSRMGFRWQVYRIMPPALPQSVEEGLCEEVVGLGSRLFGEVAKAATEAWHKCYAGKTEITRKALSPLRTIHQKLSGLTFVEPRVAPIADLLQVAFESLPKRGKIEGASLLMLQGIVALLRDTGALVEHGQKILEGASPQGLLAILGGPAAASDSVADDLAVEIDDVVDDLAPAPVFPGTPQPTLPSYGLW; this comes from the coding sequence ATGACCACAGACATCACTGTTCTGGAAAGTCTCATGGCCATTCACCTCGACGTGAACATCTGGACGGCCAGAAAGAAACTGAGCCCTGCCGACTTCGGCGGGGCCGAGCTTCCCCCCGAGGATCTGGCATCTCTGGGAAGCAAGAGGGTTTGTGATCCTGAAGACCTGAAGGTCTTTGGCACATTGAAGGCCCGTGCTGTGAGCCTTCTCGACCGTCATGGCATACGTTTTCTGGGCGGATGGGCCATCCCCCACGACCGGGCGGAAGAGATCGGTGCAGAGCTCGCAACGATACGTGACGCGTTCATGGAGGCCAAAGAGACCTTTCTTGCCCGGTATGACGAAGCCGTGCAGGAGTGGATCACCCGCCATACGGGATGGGAGCAGATCATTGCCAGTTCCACCGTTGGCGCGGATTACGTTCGAAGCCGTATGGGCTTCCGCTGGCAGGTGTACCGCATCATGCCGCCTGCACTACCACAGAGCGTAGAAGAGGGGCTGTGCGAAGAGGTTGTCGGTCTGGGGTCACGCCTTTTCGGGGAGGTGGCCAAGGCCGCCACAGAAGCGTGGCACAAATGCTATGCAGGCAAGACAGAGATCACCCGCAAAGCGCTCTCGCCTCTGCGCACCATACACCAGAAGCTATCGGGGTTGACCTTCGTCGAGCCGCGTGTGGCTCCCATCGCCGACCTGTTGCAGGTAGCGTTTGAAAGCCTGCCCAAGCGGGGCAAGATCGAAGGAGCTTCCCTGCTCATGCTACAGGGAATCGTGGCTCTCTTGCGGGATACCGGTGCGCTTGTGGAGCACGGCCAGAAGATCCTTGAAGGAGCATCTCCCCAAGGGCTTCTGGCCATCCTTGGTGGCCCTGCCGCTGCATCTGACAGTGTGGCTGATGACCTCGCTGTCGAGATTGATGATGTGGTTGATGACCTCGCCCCGGCACCTGTATTCCCTGGCACCCCGCAGCCTACGCTACCAAGCTACGGGCTCTGGTGA
- the metG gene encoding methionine--tRNA ligase: MDRFYVTTPIYYVNAKPHLGHAYTTIVADSMRRFQRLLGKDTYFLTGTDEHGDKIVQAAEKAGVSPKDFVDGVSGQFRDLWPHLGVEYDQFIRTTDPEHKKVVQAFLQRVYDSGDIYFGEYGGHYCYGCERFYTEKELENGLCPQHQVKPEYIAEKNYFFRMSKYQGWLKQHILDNPDFIRPERYRNEVLSMLDSGALEDLCISRPKSRLTWGIELPFDTDYVCYVWFDALLNYVSALGWPDGDRFANYWPGVQHLVAKDILKPHAVFWPTMLKAAGLEPYNNLNVHGYWLVRDTKMSKSLGNVVSPLEMIDRYGLNAFRYFLLREMHFGSDASFSEEALVGRLNADLANDLGNLYSRVLSMTAKYFGGVVPAPGAYTEEDETLRALAAEAQRNFCNLFGRVRFSNALESLWELVRALNKYVDSAAPWTLFKQGDTKRLGTVMYTLLESMRKVAVHLLPVMPEAATSMLAQLGLEVNVDAVDLGNEAETWGGLQPGTTVAGASNLFPRVELVREKDEPAEVASSKGKSADGAGTAKNAKPAAVAPAPAASPAEDAGVIDFEDFQKVDIRMGTVVAVERHPNADKLLRVEVDLGEEKPRQIVAGLAAYFSPEQLQGRQVAVVANLAPRKLRGLESQGMILAVRQGEGMELVSVSGPVSPGSKVS; this comes from the coding sequence GTGGACCGCTTCTATGTAACGACACCCATCTACTATGTGAACGCCAAGCCCCACCTCGGGCATGCCTATACGACCATCGTCGCCGACAGTATGCGCCGGTTCCAGCGCCTTCTTGGCAAGGACACCTATTTCCTCACCGGGACGGACGAACACGGCGACAAGATAGTGCAGGCAGCCGAAAAGGCCGGAGTTTCACCCAAGGATTTCGTCGACGGCGTGAGCGGGCAGTTTCGTGACCTGTGGCCGCATCTTGGTGTCGAATATGACCAGTTCATCCGCACCACCGACCCGGAACACAAGAAGGTCGTGCAGGCGTTCCTGCAGCGGGTGTACGATAGCGGCGACATCTATTTCGGCGAGTACGGCGGGCACTACTGCTACGGCTGCGAACGCTTCTACACCGAAAAGGAGCTCGAGAACGGCCTGTGCCCGCAGCATCAGGTGAAGCCGGAGTACATCGCCGAGAAGAACTACTTCTTCCGCATGTCCAAGTATCAGGGGTGGCTGAAGCAGCACATCCTGGACAACCCCGATTTCATCCGGCCCGAACGCTATCGTAACGAAGTGCTCTCCATGCTGGACAGCGGGGCGCTCGAGGACCTCTGCATATCACGCCCCAAGTCGCGCCTCACATGGGGCATCGAACTTCCGTTCGACACCGATTATGTGTGCTACGTGTGGTTCGACGCGCTTCTCAACTACGTGTCGGCACTGGGGTGGCCCGACGGTGACCGTTTCGCCAACTACTGGCCCGGAGTGCAGCATCTCGTGGCCAAGGACATCCTCAAGCCGCACGCCGTGTTCTGGCCTACGATGCTGAAGGCGGCGGGGCTTGAACCGTACAACAATCTCAATGTCCACGGTTACTGGCTGGTGCGCGACACCAAGATGTCCAAGTCGCTTGGCAACGTCGTAAGTCCGCTGGAGATGATCGACCGTTACGGCCTCAACGCCTTCAGGTATTTTCTCCTGCGCGAGATGCACTTCGGCAGCGACGCGAGTTTCTCCGAGGAGGCACTCGTGGGACGCCTCAACGCCGACCTCGCCAACGACCTTGGCAATCTCTACAGCCGGGTGCTGTCCATGACGGCGAAGTACTTCGGCGGGGTCGTACCCGCACCCGGCGCCTATACCGAAGAGGACGAGACCCTGCGGGCACTCGCTGCCGAGGCCCAGCGTAATTTCTGCAACCTCTTCGGTCGTGTGCGCTTCTCCAATGCCCTTGAATCGCTGTGGGAACTCGTGCGTGCCCTCAACAAGTACGTAGACAGCGCCGCACCCTGGACGCTCTTCAAGCAGGGCGACACCAAGCGACTTGGCACGGTCATGTACACCTTGCTCGAATCCATGCGCAAGGTGGCGGTGCACCTGCTTCCCGTCATGCCCGAGGCTGCGACATCGATGCTGGCGCAGCTTGGTCTCGAGGTGAACGTCGACGCAGTCGACCTTGGCAACGAGGCCGAAACATGGGGCGGCTTGCAGCCCGGCACCACGGTCGCCGGGGCATCGAACCTGTTCCCGAGGGTTGAACTCGTGCGGGAGAAGGATGAGCCTGCCGAGGTGGCTTCCTCAAAGGGCAAGTCCGCCGACGGTGCCGGCACGGCGAAGAACGCCAAGCCTGCCGCTGTTGCGCCTGCGCCTGCTGCTTCTCCCGCGGAGGATGCCGGAGTGATCGACTTCGAAGACTTCCAGAAGGTCGACATCCGCATGGGAACCGTGGTGGCAGTCGAGCGTCATCCCAACGCCGACAAGTTGCTGCGGGTCGAAGTCGACCTCGGCGAGGAGAAGCCACGGCAGATTGTGGCGGGGCTTGCCGCCTACTTCTCTCCTGAACAGTTGCAGGGGCGTCAGGTCGCTGTGGTTGCCAACCTCGCTCCGCGCAAGCTGCGCGGGCTGGAATCGCAGGGGATGATCCTTGCCGTCCGTCAGGGTGAGGGGATGGAACTCGTGTCTGTTTCCGGCCCGGTCTCCCCCGGCAGCAAAGTGTCGTAG
- a CDS encoding TVP38/TMEM64 family protein, translating into MITRTIRGILKGAAVFLGLAGAIALLHAFGLDSTLDTAWIDSHIRDHGLQGHLLYIGIAGVLTALAVPRQFVSFLGGYAFGAAFGTLWATVGATLGCMLTFFYARFAGQSLVNRRFSHRVARVNAFLSRNPFTMTFIIRCLPVGNNVLTNLIAGVSSIPAVQFFAGSFIGYIPQHFIFALLGSGVHVSPVLRTVTSALLFVLSSVFGYMLYRRYRIDRDLEEPDDQ; encoded by the coding sequence ATGATAACACGCACCATCCGCGGAATCCTGAAGGGCGCCGCCGTGTTTCTCGGCCTCGCAGGCGCCATCGCGCTATTGCACGCCTTCGGTCTGGACAGCACACTGGACACGGCGTGGATAGACTCGCACATCCGTGACCACGGTCTTCAGGGGCACCTTCTCTACATCGGCATCGCCGGTGTGCTCACGGCTTTGGCAGTCCCGCGCCAATTCGTCAGTTTCCTTGGCGGCTATGCCTTCGGTGCGGCATTCGGCACACTCTGGGCAACCGTTGGGGCAACCCTCGGCTGCATGCTCACCTTCTTCTACGCACGGTTCGCCGGGCAGTCACTCGTGAACAGACGTTTCAGCCACAGGGTGGCGCGCGTCAACGCGTTTCTCTCGCGCAACCCGTTCACCATGACCTTCATCATCCGCTGCCTTCCGGTCGGTAACAACGTGCTGACCAACCTCATAGCCGGAGTGAGCAGCATCCCCGCCGTACAATTCTTCGCGGGGTCGTTCATCGGCTACATCCCGCAGCATTTCATCTTCGCACTCCTCGGCAGCGGGGTGCATGTCTCCCCTGTCCTGCGCACGGTGACGAGCGCCCTGCTTTTCGTGCTCTCCAGCGTGTTCGGCTACATGCTCTACCGCCGCTACCGCATCGACCGCGACCTCGAAGAACCAGACGATCAATAG
- a CDS encoding glycosyltransferase family 2 protein: MNTVASFSIIVPVFNEEDNLPVLFAEIHKAVSGLGKTWEVLFVDDGSTDRSLDVIKRLAAEHPEARYVSFCCNCGQSAAFGAGFRYAKGDVVITIDADLQNDPADIPAMLREYERGFDMVIGWRARRQDTFTKRIASKIANAIRNRLSHETVKDTGCSLKVMRTELARRLPMFTGMHRFLPTLMKMEGASVSEMKVNHRPRLHGTSKYGTFSRAKTAFFDLLAIRWMQRRHVCVDVREHN; this comes from the coding sequence ATGAACACGGTCGCTTCTTTCTCCATCATCGTGCCGGTCTTCAACGAGGAAGACAACCTCCCCGTCCTTTTCGCCGAGATTCACAAGGCCGTATCCGGGCTTGGCAAAACGTGGGAAGTGCTCTTCGTCGACGACGGCAGCACCGACCGCAGCCTCGACGTCATCAAGCGTCTCGCTGCCGAACACCCCGAAGCGCGTTACGTCTCGTTCTGCTGCAACTGCGGGCAGTCCGCGGCCTTCGGCGCCGGTTTCCGCTACGCCAAGGGTGATGTGGTCATCACCATAGACGCCGACCTTCAGAACGACCCCGCGGACATTCCCGCCATGCTGCGCGAATACGAACGCGGCTTCGATATGGTCATCGGCTGGCGTGCGCGGCGGCAGGACACCTTCACCAAGCGTATCGCCTCGAAGATAGCCAATGCCATCCGCAACCGTCTCAGCCATGAGACCGTCAAGGATACCGGCTGTTCGCTGAAGGTCATGCGCACGGAACTCGCGCGCAGGCTGCCCATGTTCACCGGGATGCACCGCTTTCTTCCCACTCTGATGAAGATGGAAGGCGCCAGCGTGTCGGAGATGAAGGTCAACCACCGTCCGCGTCTGCACGGCACCTCGAAATATGGCACCTTCAGCCGGGCAAAGACCGCCTTCTTCGACCTGCTGGCCATTCGCTGGATGCAACGTCGGCATGTATGCGTCGACGTACGGGAGCACAACTGA
- a CDS encoding PSP1 domain-containing protein: MDKILGIKFRDYGQVYYFLAGEAEVSLGDRVIVETDQGQGIGEVIAVRDDRPSDAGDEELQPILRVAEGEDLERAETNEAMGAEAAAYCRECIRARNLDMKLVDVEVFFDLSKLIFYFTAPSRIDFRELVKDLVKHYRTRIELRQIGVRHETQMIGAVGNCGMVCCCRRYLRKFAPVTIKMAKEQNLFLNPAKISGICGRLLCCLSYEQENYEEFHRSCPRLGKKYMTNRGPVKVLRANMFRNSLMAFTDTGEEIEISLDEWQQLDPRRPDQQPQQARPPRRDRPEGGSARDGNGDRAPAPSSDRAAGATGGEAARHGGGRAGERSDRGGRPDRAERADRRGMPHGDVPGSGETPPAGGEAEADAPSLHAAGVEFATEQPAPFDTSPDGGAVMGMEQVEAPVESVPQAEPATATAAPVPTDAALADTTAAVAAPTAGGLEGPLAKQAPAAIALPHRQIKSTDASALRSSRGRRKRKRRPRDGGSSEE; encoded by the coding sequence ATGGACAAGATACTCGGCATCAAGTTCCGTGATTACGGACAGGTATATTATTTTCTGGCAGGTGAGGCCGAGGTCTCCCTCGGTGACCGCGTCATCGTGGAGACCGACCAGGGGCAAGGCATAGGCGAGGTCATCGCCGTGCGTGACGACAGGCCTTCAGACGCTGGCGACGAGGAGTTGCAACCCATCCTGCGCGTTGCCGAGGGCGAAGACCTCGAACGCGCGGAGACGAACGAGGCCATGGGTGCCGAAGCTGCGGCGTATTGCCGTGAGTGCATACGGGCGCGCAACCTCGACATGAAGCTTGTCGATGTCGAAGTCTTCTTCGACCTCAGCAAGCTGATATTCTATTTCACGGCCCCGTCGCGCATCGACTTCCGTGAGCTTGTCAAAGACCTCGTCAAGCACTACCGCACACGTATCGAACTGCGGCAGATAGGCGTACGCCATGAGACGCAGATGATCGGTGCGGTGGGCAACTGCGGCATGGTATGCTGCTGCCGCCGTTACCTGCGCAAATTCGCTCCAGTGACCATCAAGATGGCCAAAGAGCAGAATCTTTTTCTCAATCCCGCGAAAATATCCGGCATATGCGGACGCCTGCTCTGCTGCCTCAGCTATGAGCAGGAGAACTACGAGGAGTTCCATCGCAGTTGCCCGCGCCTTGGCAAGAAGTACATGACCAATCGTGGTCCGGTGAAGGTGCTGCGCGCCAACATGTTCCGCAACAGCCTCATGGCGTTCACGGATACGGGCGAAGAGATCGAGATCAGCCTCGATGAATGGCAACAGCTCGACCCGCGTCGTCCCGACCAGCAGCCGCAGCAGGCGCGTCCGCCACGGCGTGACAGGCCTGAAGGCGGCTCGGCCCGTGACGGAAACGGCGACAGGGCGCCCGCGCCTTCGTCCGACAGGGCTGCCGGTGCCACGGGCGGAGAAGCTGCGCGGCATGGCGGCGGCAGGGCTGGCGAGCGCTCCGACCGCGGAGGCCGCCCCGACCGTGCCGAGCGCGCTGACCGGCGCGGCATGCCTCATGGTGATGTTCCGGGTTCCGGCGAGACCCCGCCAGCCGGAGGCGAGGCAGAGGCCGACGCTCCGTCCCTCCATGCCGCTGGTGTCGAATTCGCGACAGAGCAGCCGGCCCCGTTCGACACGTCACCCGATGGTGGTGCCGTGATGGGGATGGAGCAGGTCGAAGCGCCGGTAGAGAGCGTACCTCAGGCCGAGCCTGCAACGGCAACGGCTGCGCCTGTCCCGACCGACGCAGCGCTGGCGGACACCACTGCTGCGGTCGCTGCCCCGACAGCGGGGGGGCTTGAAGGCCCGCTGGCGAAGCAGGCACCTGCCGCCATCGCGTTGCCGCATCGTCAGATCAAGAGTACGGATGCCTCGGCCTTGCGGTCGAGTCGTGGACGGCGCAAACGCAAGCGCCGCCCGCGCGACGGCGGCTCTTCGGAAGAATAG
- a CDS encoding cobaltochelatase CobT-related protein, protein MRSLPLVASILGRRYGIQVQIGGTEAYTDGKTIHLPSLPVEDNNLLPLVRGYLDHEAGHVRETDFDVLREATLTPLEMHIWNIIEDWRIENKLASIFPGCRQNFDWLITHLFGSATPDVSATGDASCILNWMLLTVRCWDVPALSTERDTIASMVDAGFPGVRQRIAPLLNKVRTDCDATADAIRHARIIVQALRKQVAHSSPSANTQRKTTKKTIVREPSDGPAAVEEGSGHYTPERIRAMESLLEANEDTLPKTMGAVLAEALQQAHGTSWSTAVAVEQPRLAYPLDADAIAQARAASMALKTRLHGLVQSAVVTRCATGRRGRLDPSRLHRLSVSDGRLFRQRGERHGINTAAHILLDSSGSMSGCMTLASTACHATASALAACGVNVGLTAFPGHYLTAQANWASVSPLIRHGQRVHPKVNVTSGGGTPLAESLWWTMQTMLPLPESRKLILIITDGDPDSGVQAEEALVGAARAGFEVYGIGIISTAILSLLPGNSLVISSMGELAPAMFTLLQKAMLRCA, encoded by the coding sequence ATGCGCTCGCTGCCCCTGGTCGCAAGTATCCTGGGGCGCAGATATGGCATTCAGGTGCAAATCGGCGGAACCGAAGCCTACACCGACGGCAAGACCATTCATCTTCCGTCGCTTCCCGTTGAAGACAACAATCTGCTTCCCCTCGTTCGTGGCTATCTCGACCACGAAGCGGGGCATGTCCGGGAAACGGACTTCGACGTGTTGCGGGAAGCCACGCTTACCCCGCTTGAAATGCACATATGGAACATCATTGAAGACTGGCGCATCGAAAACAAGCTGGCGTCGATCTTTCCCGGGTGTCGTCAGAACTTCGACTGGCTCATCACCCATCTCTTCGGCTCAGCTACCCCCGACGTATCCGCGACTGGGGATGCGTCCTGCATTCTCAACTGGATGCTCCTGACGGTGCGATGCTGGGATGTCCCCGCGCTCAGCACCGAGCGCGATACCATCGCATCCATGGTGGATGCGGGATTCCCCGGCGTCCGACAGCGGATTGCCCCACTGCTGAACAAGGTACGGACGGATTGCGACGCAACAGCTGATGCCATTCGCCATGCACGGATAATCGTTCAAGCGCTTCGAAAGCAGGTGGCTCACTCAAGCCCTTCGGCGAATACCCAGCGCAAAACGACGAAAAAGACCATTGTGCGAGAGCCATCTGATGGCCCAGCAGCGGTGGAAGAGGGCTCTGGGCACTACACCCCGGAGCGCATCCGGGCCATGGAAAGCCTGCTGGAGGCCAACGAAGACACACTCCCCAAAACAATGGGCGCAGTCTTGGCTGAGGCCCTGCAACAAGCACACGGCACATCATGGTCCACAGCTGTTGCCGTAGAGCAGCCACGGCTGGCCTACCCGCTGGATGCGGATGCCATAGCGCAGGCTCGCGCCGCCTCCATGGCCCTTAAAACACGGCTGCATGGGCTGGTACAAAGTGCCGTCGTAACGCGGTGCGCCACGGGTAGGCGTGGAAGGCTGGACCCCAGCCGTCTTCACCGGCTTTCCGTGTCAGATGGGCGTTTGTTCCGCCAACGTGGAGAACGCCACGGCATCAACACGGCGGCACACATCCTGTTGGACAGCTCCGGCTCCATGTCCGGTTGCATGACGCTGGCATCGACTGCGTGTCATGCCACGGCCAGTGCTCTGGCAGCCTGCGGCGTCAACGTGGGGCTGACGGCCTTTCCGGGGCACTATCTCACGGCTCAGGCCAACTGGGCGAGTGTGTCTCCACTCATACGCCATGGGCAACGAGTGCATCCCAAGGTCAACGTGACCTCTGGCGGAGGAACTCCCCTTGCGGAGTCACTCTGGTGGACCATGCAGACCATGTTGCCCCTTCCAGAGTCCCGTAAGCTCATCCTGATCATCACCGATGGCGACCCCGACTCGGGAGTGCAAGCGGAAGAAGCACTCGTCGGTGCAGCACGTGCCGGATTCGAAGTCTACGGAATCGGCATCATCAGCACCGCCATTCTCTCCCTCCTGCCAGGCAATAGCTTGGTCATTTCCAGCATGGGGGAACTGGCTCCTGCCATGTTTACGCTTCTGCAAAAGGCAATGCTGCGCTGCGCCTGA
- a CDS encoding AAA family ATPase, with protein sequence MDKIDKSNLPSAFMATFYTDVFRSLVEWECSMLDAGGRQQVLMDLGIDVASSRVSKTDKREESLISLASSSLNRSPLQATLVVGELLGLKPEYCFRTFPVGANARPPLSPRISSVAKKIPKQLFVKDSPYTLADEDYIHDFAGAIEQAVCCYRHGSKEFFLVAGRTDFEGRPVLRIGATPASAWLYSRTRMADDREAPVLLCLDMRVAMHFRKMAREAKVFERVGVIVSGCFGGAEAFDALHYKDLAGHPVVIVPGSTREKLKGAEEWAKRCAKEGAARVSIYPWPVIAPSMPVLDASCPHGPWQKELWGRAVYLDRVELPSKLARDVLRKAIPVGEYRAWMRSMELVPEPAEEIRTNESTLELIRLDDIRGREHGSQLELSWDGVITSRYTTLIWGCSNAGKSWVAIQLALAMAGGFNAFGLPAMAPRRVCYLDGEVGKEDFKARCDQLLQDNPDAQVLVNQNLSIVPQSGLNILDGGCSREVIELLRQAKADVLVIDNLLSLAPSAAKSNADGLFNFVRQVEQAGIAVIIVHHSGKDGTSFKGSSDLASLSQNVIRLDGREQLASLEDKSPQLEKICQADGPVVRMTVAKCKAAPQLERKSCTYHLPVGSGWRHIEGSLADVGQSPMSEGLSSEPRAVEPPVVPTRDVDMDSLSPDEEKVFSALKEKKRSRSELETRTGLKADKLGGILRNLSDREIIIREGRGKSTYYRCA encoded by the coding sequence GTGGACAAGATTGACAAGTCAAATCTTCCGTCCGCATTCATGGCGACTTTCTATACAGACGTATTTCGCTCGCTGGTCGAGTGGGAATGCTCAATGCTCGATGCCGGAGGGCGCCAGCAGGTATTGATGGATTTGGGCATTGACGTCGCTAGCAGCCGGGTCTCCAAGACTGACAAGAGGGAAGAGTCCTTAATCTCCCTGGCGTCTTCAAGCCTGAATCGAAGTCCTCTTCAGGCGACTCTAGTCGTGGGAGAGCTGCTCGGCTTGAAACCGGAGTACTGCTTTCGAACGTTTCCGGTTGGGGCCAATGCACGGCCTCCCCTGTCGCCGCGCATCAGTAGCGTTGCGAAGAAGATTCCGAAGCAGCTCTTCGTAAAAGACTCTCCCTACACGCTTGCCGACGAGGACTACATCCATGACTTCGCGGGAGCCATTGAGCAGGCTGTGTGTTGCTATCGGCACGGGAGCAAGGAGTTCTTTCTGGTCGCTGGCCGAACGGATTTCGAAGGGCGTCCTGTGCTCCGTATCGGTGCGACTCCAGCCTCTGCTTGGCTGTATTCTCGTACGAGGATGGCAGACGATCGGGAGGCTCCCGTGCTGCTCTGCCTTGATATGCGTGTAGCCATGCATTTTCGCAAAATGGCACGGGAAGCCAAAGTCTTTGAACGCGTGGGGGTCATTGTCTCCGGATGCTTTGGAGGGGCGGAGGCTTTTGACGCCCTGCACTATAAAGATCTTGCGGGGCATCCTGTCGTGATCGTCCCCGGCTCCACTCGCGAGAAGTTGAAGGGAGCCGAAGAATGGGCGAAGCGTTGCGCAAAGGAAGGCGCGGCAAGAGTGAGTATCTACCCATGGCCTGTTATTGCCCCTAGTATGCCGGTCCTTGATGCCTCTTGCCCCCATGGACCGTGGCAAAAGGAGCTGTGGGGGAGGGCGGTGTACCTTGATCGTGTTGAATTGCCCTCAAAGCTTGCTCGCGATGTGTTGCGCAAAGCTATCCCGGTGGGGGAGTATCGGGCATGGATGAGATCCATGGAGCTTGTGCCTGAGCCTGCGGAGGAAATACGCACAAACGAGAGCACGTTAGAGCTTATTCGTCTGGATGACATCCGGGGACGAGAACATGGCTCTCAGCTTGAGCTGAGCTGGGATGGTGTGATCACGTCTCGGTACACGACACTGATTTGGGGGTGCTCCAATGCAGGCAAAAGCTGGGTCGCTATCCAACTGGCCCTGGCTATGGCTGGTGGTTTTAACGCATTCGGACTGCCTGCGATGGCCCCTCGCCGCGTCTGCTACCTTGATGGCGAGGTTGGCAAGGAAGACTTCAAGGCGCGCTGTGACCAACTCCTTCAAGACAACCCGGATGCCCAAGTACTCGTGAATCAGAATTTGAGTATCGTGCCCCAATCCGGCTTGAACATTCTGGATGGGGGATGCTCGCGAGAGGTCATCGAGCTACTCCGCCAAGCGAAGGCGGATGTGCTTGTCATCGACAACTTGTTGTCGCTAGCTCCTAGCGCGGCCAAGAGTAACGCCGATGGGCTGTTCAACTTCGTTCGACAAGTAGAACAAGCCGGGATCGCGGTCATCATTGTGCATCACTCCGGCAAGGATGGAACAAGCTTCAAAGGGTCTAGTGATCTTGCTAGTTTGTCCCAGAACGTCATCCGCCTGGATGGGCGCGAGCAGTTGGCAAGCCTAGAGGACAAGAGCCCTCAGTTGGAGAAGATTTGTCAAGCCGACGGTCCGGTCGTGCGAATGACCGTTGCCAAGTGCAAGGCCGCGCCCCAACTTGAAAGGAAATCCTGTACCTACCACCTTCCGGTAGGTAGTGGGTGGCGCCATATCGAGGGCTCTCTCGCAGATGTCGGGCAATCGCCTATGTCTGAAGGGTTGAGCAGCGAGCCGAGGGCCGTGGAGCCCCCCGTTGTTCCCACCCGGGATGTCGACATGGACTCCCTGTCGCCAGACGAGGAAAAGGTGTTCAGTGCGCTGAAAGAGAAGAAGAGATCCAGGTCTGAATTGGAAACACGGACCGGCCTCAAGGCGGACAAGCTTGGTGGCATACTCCGAAATCTTTCGGACCGAGAGATCATCATAAGGGAAGGCCGCGGCAAGTCCACCTACTACCGTTGTGCGTAG
- a CDS encoding Fic family protein, whose amino-acid sequence MTHDAFQTVDALKAKLDSHRPLPAEAVRQLRADMVLRYTFHSNAIEGNTLSLMETKVVLEDGMTIGGKSVREHLEAINHAEAISFLETLVDAGAPLDERSLKELHQLVFRGISDSAGRYRTGNVIISGAGHTPPDHLHVQHRMDAFFDWYGQEEMQLHPVERAARMHADLVVIHPFTDGNGRTSRLAMNLELMRAGFPTVVIPVEQRAAYYENLDAVGTRQDYEPFIRQVVALVEHSFAPYWPLLGLA is encoded by the coding sequence ATGACTCACGATGCATTCCAGACAGTCGATGCGCTGAAGGCCAAGCTAGATTCGCATCGTCCTTTGCCTGCAGAGGCCGTCCGCCAACTCCGGGCGGACATGGTCTTGCGGTACACCTTTCATTCCAACGCCATTGAGGGGAACACGCTTTCGCTCATGGAGACCAAGGTTGTACTGGAAGATGGCATGACCATAGGTGGCAAGTCTGTTCGTGAGCATCTTGAAGCCATCAACCATGCCGAGGCCATCAGCTTCCTTGAAACCCTCGTTGATGCGGGAGCACCGCTTGACGAGCGCAGCCTCAAGGAGCTGCACCAGTTGGTGTTTCGCGGCATATCCGACAGTGCAGGGCGTTATCGTACAGGGAACGTTATCATTTCCGGTGCCGGGCATACACCGCCAGATCATCTGCATGTGCAGCACCGGATGGACGCCTTCTTTGATTGGTATGGTCAGGAAGAGATGCAACTCCATCCCGTGGAGCGAGCAGCCCGAATGCATGCCGATCTGGTGGTCATCCATCCGTTTACGGACGGTAACGGGCGTACATCGCGCCTTGCCATGAATCTGGAACTGATGCGAGCAGGCTTCCCCACTGTCGTCATTCCCGTCGAGCAGCGAGCTGCCTACTACGAGAACCTTGATGCCGTAGGGACCCGGCAGGATTACGAGCCATTCATCCGGCAGGTTGTCGCCCTTGTCGAGCACAGCTTTGCCCCCTACTGGCCGCTACTTGGCCTAGCCTGA